In Drosophila nasuta strain 15112-1781.00 chromosome 2R, ASM2355853v1, whole genome shotgun sequence, a single genomic region encodes these proteins:
- the LOC132784573 gene encoding serine protease easter gives MIKLIAICVVLAVGVNLTNAQFYFPNEANQVPNYGRCITPNRERALCIHLEDCKYLYGLLTTSPLRDADKLYLSRSQCGYVNGKVLICCPDRYRDTTPITTVKPPVNNTNTSLLPLPGQCGNLLSNRIYGGVKTKIDEYPWMALVEYTKGSGSKGHHCGGSLINTRYVVTASHCVNGKSLPADWRLTGVRLGEWDTATDPDCEVDVRGMKDCAPPHLDIAVERTIPHPSYDPSSKNQVNDIALLRMARQIEYTDFVRPICLPLDANLRDATFDGIAMDVAGWGKTEELSASNLKLKATVDGFTLDECQNVYSRQNIKLENTQMCAGGMEGVDSCRGDSGGPLIGQNTNKVNTYFFLAGVVSFGPTPCGLNGWPGVYSRVGSYVDWIQATLEP, from the exons atgattaagTTAATTGCAATCTGTGTCGTGCTTGCAGTTGGTGTTAATTTAACAAATGCGC AGTTTTATTTCCCCAATGAGGCTAATCAGGTGCCAAACTACGGTCGCTGCATAACTCCAAATCGGGAACGTGCACTTTGCATTCATCTTGAGGATTGTAAATATCTCTATGGACTGCTGACAACATCTCCCTTAAGGGATGCGGATAAATTGTACTTGAGTCGCAGCCAATGTGGCTATGTTAATGGCAAAGTGTTG ATCTGCTGCCCGGATCGCTATAGGGACACTACTCCTATAACCACAGTTAAACCTCCAGtgaataatacaaatacaagtctgttgccattgccggGTCAATGTGGCAATCTGCTGTCGAATCGCATTTACGGCGGTGTCAAGACCAAAATCGATGAATACCCCTGGATGGCATTAGTCGAATATACAAAAG GCAGTGGCTCTAAAGGTCATCATTGCGGTGGTTCACTAATCAACACACGCTACGTGGTCACCGCCTCCCATTGTGTCAATGGAAAATCCCTGCCAGCCGATTGGCGTCTCACAGGCGTCCGTCTAGGCGAATGGGACACGGCCACCGATCCCGACTGTGAGGTCGATGTGCGCGGCATGAAAGATTGTGCGCCTCCGCATTTGGATATCGCCGTTGAACGCACCATACCGCATCCATCGTACGATCCCAGCTCAAAGAATCAGGTCAACGATATTGCGCTATTGCGTATGGCCCGGCAAATTGAATATACGGACTTCGTGCGTCCCATTTGCTTGCCATTGGATGCGAATCTTCGTGATGCCACGTTCGATGGCATTGCCATGGATGTGGCTGGCTGGGGCAAGACGGAAGAGCTGTCTGCCAGCAATTTGAAGCTCAAAGCCACTGTCGACGGCTTCACATTGGATGAATGCCAAAATGTTTACAGTCGTCAAAATATTAAGCTGGAGAACACGCAGATGTGTGCCGGAGGCATGGAAGGTGTGGATTCGTGTCGTGGTGACTCCGGTGGTCCACTGATCGGCCAGAACACGAACAAAGTAAACacatatttctttttggccGGTGTTGTCTCCTTTGGGCCCACACCGTGTGGCTTAAATGGCTGGCCAGGTGTCTATAGTCGTGTTGGATCATATGTGGATTGGATACAAGCCACTTTGGAGCCATAA
- the LOC132784575 gene encoding charged multivesicular body protein 3 yields MGLFGKTPSKDPKEQVQEWTHKIRKEGNQLDRQIRSIQREEEKVKRSLKQAAQKNDRDTCIILAKEIVNARKAINRIYTSKAHLNSVQMQMKNQLSTLRVAGSLQKSTEVMQAMQSLVRYPELAGIMRDMSKEMMKAGIIEEMLDETMDSLEDTEELEEQAAKEVDKVLWEITDGKLGEAPLPPEATPADKTPAAATAARVPVEVADDEDEEGEELQEMQSRLASLRS; encoded by the exons ATGGGCTTATTCGGCAAAACCCCCAGCAAGGATCCCAAAGAGCAG GTGCAAGAATGGACTCACAAAATACGGAAAGAGGGCAATCAGCTCGACAGGCAAATACGCAGCATACAACGAGAGGAGGAGAAGGTGAAACGCTCTCTTAAGCAAGCCGCTCAGAAGAATGATAGGGACACCTGCATCATTCTGGCTAAAGAGATTGTTAACGCACGCAAAGCAATCAATCGTATTTACACCTCCAAAGCGCACCTCAACTCTGTACAGATGCAGATGAAAAACCAATTGT cCACGTTGCGAGTTGCGGGATCGCTACAGAAATCGACTGAAGTCATGCAGGCCATGCAGAGTCTGGTACGTTATCCCGAGTTGGCCGGCATTATGCGTGACATGTCCAAGGAAATGATGAAGGCGGGCATCATTGAGGAAATGCTGGACGAAACCATGGACTCGCTAGAGGACACCGAGGAGTTGGAGGAGCAGGCAGCCAAGGAGGTGGACAAAGTGCTCTGGGAAATAACAGATGGCAAATTGGGCGAGGCGCCATTGCCACCAGAAGCAACGCCCGCTGATAAGACGCCGGCGGCAGCTACCGCAGCACGTGTTCCCGTCGAGGTTGCCGACGATGAAGACGAGGAGGGCGAAGAGCTGCAGGAGATGCAGAGTCGTCTCGCATCGTTGCGTTCGTAA